A stretch of DNA from Gimesia chilikensis:
CCCATCGGTCCCTGTCCCACTACAGCGACGGTCTTGTCCAGCAGATTGGGAAGTTTTTTGAGAGCGAAGAGAGCCGTCCCCAGGGGTTGGGCCATCAATGCATGTTCCTCGGGAATGTTGGTCGCGATGGAAATGGTGCGGGATTCATCCAGCAGAAATCGCTCCTGCAGGCCCTGTTGCATCACGGGGACTGCTAATACACGGTCCCCTGCTTTCCAGCGGTTCCCATTGGTCGCGGTAACCGTGCCGATCATCTCATGTAGAGAGTGACCGATTTCAATTTCCCATTCGTCGGTGCCATTGAAATAAGGGAGATCGGAACCACATAGACAGGTGGTCTCGGGCTGAAAGATAATCTGGCCCGCACAGTCTGCAGGTGGAGAGGTTGGCAATTCGGGTTCGGGAACGTCGATGAGTTCAAGTTGACCGGGCGCGACGAGATGGCTTGCTAACAAAGGACTGATCCTGAAATATGTGACAGCTTCCTGTTCCAGAATCAAAGTTGCTTCTGGCAGGAACAAAGCGGAAAGGATATATTCATATAAAATATACGATGTCGATTCAAATGCAAAGTCTTGACCTCTGGTGGACTGCTTGGCCCCTGGAGAAACTGAAGGAATTCTGCGATGAGTAAACAGATCGATGTGGCCGTGCTGACCAATGAGACCGGTGCACACCTGGGTGCGTATTTCTCAGCTTTGAAAACGACCGAAGCCGTCAAGTCGGTCTTCCTGGCGGACCCGAGTGGAAAACAGGTTGATCTGGCACGAAAGGAACTGGGGACCAAGTTGAGCCAGGTCTATCCTCAGGCAGAAGCTCTTTTCCAGAATCATAAACCAGAGCTGGCTCTGGTCACGATGGAGGCTCGACAGGCGCCTGCTGCGATTGACCTGGCACTGGAACAGGGATCGCATGTGCTCTCAGAGAAACCCGCGTGTCTGAATGTGTCTCAGTTCGAGCCACTGGTTCAGAAGGCAGAAAGTAAGCATCTGAATTTATCGCTCGCCCTGGCCAATCGGACGAACCCGGAGATCCAGTATGCACGCACACTGATCCGGGAGGGGACGCTGGGAAAGATCTACGGCGTTGAACTGCAACTGCTGGCGGATCAGACCCGCTTAACCAGACCCGCCTATCATGGAAGCTGGTACGCACACAAGGATCAGGCCGGCGGGGGCTTTCTGTCCTGGCTGGCCATTCACTGGTTGGACCTGTCGATGTATCTGACAGGGGCGTCGATCAACGAGGTGAGCGGGTTTACGGCGAATGCCGGTGGTCAACCGCTTGATGTTGAAGACTCAGCAGCATTCGCCTTGCGTTATGATGCGGGATTTCTAGGGACTTTGACCGCGGGCTTCTATCTGAAGCAGGGATATCAGTCCATGATTAAAATCTGGGGAAGCAAAGGCTGGCTGGAGATGCTCCCCTTTGCCGATCGTCCGCTGGATTGGAGTGTTAATCACAACGGGAAGCTTTATCGTTTTGAAAAAACACTGGAGCCGCGCGGGTATACTCCCGCAGTGCGTAAGGCTGTCCTGGCGGCGGCAGGTGAATCAGAACCACTGCTCACCAGCCGCGAGAGTTTGAGAATTATTCAGACGATCTACGCCTGTTACGAGGCAGCCAGTACCGGTAAGAGGCAAGCCCTGCCCGGTTTGTAAGTCAGCCTCGTTCTGAATCAGAGCAGGTACTCGTCATCATCTTTGAGGTCTTTTTCAGTGATGATGCGATGCCCCTGTTCTGTCAGTGTTCTGATTCCCAGATCGATATCATCGACACACAGTGCAATCGCCCCTCTGCCATGTCTGCGATAGAGCAACGGATAAGTGTAGTCGATGTTGACCTCTGCCTGGAGCAATGAGAGACAGATTCGCATGTAAGGCTGCGTGTCATCTGGCAATTCGACACCGATGAGATCTTTTTCAAAGAAGGTATAACCTGAGAGCTCGAAGATCTCTCGGGCGCGCTCGTAGTTATCGAAGACGATACGGCTCATCGCGACGTCTACTGAATCGACAGTGCTCAAAGCAATGATCCTCAGGTCAAACTTTTCCAGAAGCTTTAGCAACTGATGGAGATAACCGACTCGGTTTTCCATAAACACACAGAATTGACGCAGGCAGGGCCACTCTTTGCCTGGTTCCCCCGAAGGGTAAGAGGATTGATTTTCATAATCCATCTGATTTTCTCCACGTATTGCAAAGCCAGTTCGAATGCCGGCACAGAAACAGCGTCCGAACCAGAGTTTGTGTACAGACAGGAACCAGGTCGTGTTACGTTCTCATCAAGTTCTTATCTTCAGGCAATTTAAGCAAATTATGCGATGTCGTCAATAAGAGGTGCCCGCTTCAGTGCTCTGAAAACAAATCGACCAGCACAGAGGTGAAAAAGGAGCCGATTTGCGTCTTGTGCATCTGGGGCTGAGATCATACAACTGGGGCGTTTAACTGCATTCTGACCAGAAATCCGGAGTCAAAAAGTGATTCGTACCTTTCTGTTTGATATGGGAAATGTTCTCGCCTTCTTTTCACATGATCGAATGTGTGAACAGATGGGGGCGCTTTGTGGGCGTACCCGCGAGGAAATTCAGACTCTGCTGATCGATTCGGGAAAACAGTGGGAGTTTGAACGGGGACAGTTGTCTGCCGAGGAATTTCATCAGTGGTTTGAGGAAGCAGCCGGCCAATCCATCTCCTATCCGGAACTGGTCCGGGCTGGATCCGATATTTTTGAGCTGAATGCGTCCATCGTTCCGGTCCTGGATACTCTGAAAGACCGCGGACATCGTCTGGTACTGTTGTCGAATACGTGTATTTCTCATTTTGAATTCATCTGGAATGAATACGAGGTCCTGCAACGCTTTGATGATTTCGCGACATCTTACAAGGCGGGCGCCATCAAGCCGGAACGGCCGATTTTTGATTTAGCACTCTCAAAGATCCAGTGTGCTCCGGAAGAAGCCTTTTACACTGATGACATCGCAGATTATGTCAATGCCGCTCGGGGGTTGGGGATACAGGCGGAAGTATTTACAGACACACCGACTCTGATTCAGCATCTCTCGGCCCGGGATATCCAAGTCTAAAATGTACCCGACGCTCAGGGTCTTCTTGCGTTTCTGATCTCATACAGCTGCTTTACAGATTGTTCATCAATTTAACGTGAACAGACAGCTTGACTACGCGCGATCCAGTTCTCTTCATCGCTTTGGAACATTGTTTGCGTAATAAACTTGGTTTTGCGGAACTGTACTCTGAAGTTCCGGTAATTGATCCGTCAATTCTGAAGTTGAGTTTATTTAAATCAGTGGACGCAAATATGTCGATCGACTCTCACCCCGGCACTCTGGAGCCTGAAACGACACTCGATAAAGGTCAGTTCTATCGAGAAACATTTTCCATGGGCTGGTCGCATCTGATTACATGCCTCTGGTTTGCCTGGCTGTTCTTCTATTTCGGTAACGTACACATCTTTTACTCAGATATCTGGGGACATGTATCGTACGGTGACTGGATCCTGTCACATCAAGGTCTGCCTCAATATGATCCCTTCCTGTCGCTGGCAGAGGGCGTGAAAAGTATTGACGCGGCATGGTTATCTCAGGTTGTGTTTGCGAAAGTCTACGAATTCTGGGGGGTACGGGGGCTTTCACATGTCTTTGCTTTGACAGTGTTTGCGACACACGTGTTGTTCTGGTGTGCTTTCTATATCAAAACGGGACGCGTCGGAGTGAGCACGCTCGGATCATTCCTGCTGATCCTGATTTCCTCCAGTCGGATTGCCATCATCAGACCGGAAATTTTCGGAACATTCTGCGTGGCGTTGCTCCTGGTGGTCATGGCCTGGTCTGAAAAATACGACCGCTGGCTCCCTTCCGCTGACGGTGACGAGGACGTTTCTGCAAGCAAAACTCCCACTCCCCTGCTTTGCAGTCTCTATCTGGGGATTCCTCTGATTTTCCTGGCTTGGGCAAATCTGCATGGTTCCTTTGTCGTAGGTCTGGCCATACTGGCGTTGCAGTTCCTGGGGCGGGCACTGGAAGTACTCTGGAGGACGAAGAGTCTGATTCAGGTCTGTACGGATCCGTGGGTTCGTCGCTGGCTGATTGTGACTGAGCTTTCAGTCTGCACCGCATTACTTAATCCTTACCATATGGATCTGTTTCTCAATTCCCTGCTCTTTCCGCGGAATCCCAACCTCAAAGATGTACTGGAATGGGAGCCACTGGAGTTTCGGGATGCAGAGGGAATCTGGTTCTGTATGGCCTGGGTGTTGATGCTGGGGCTCTACCGTCATAGTCGGGAGCGGGTCAGGACGGCTGATGTGCTGAGGATTGGTCTGCTCTCACTGTCTGTGATTATGGGCGTGCGGATGATTGGCTGGTTTTCGGTTATTTTTGTCTATGCCATGGTGAATCATCTGGCAACCGTGGTTCCCCGGACGACTCCAGTATACTTGAAGTCCGGTTCTGGAGAGAAAAAAACAGGTTCTTTCTGGGCACGCAGATCACTGGTTATGACTTCTGTGTGTGTCTTGATCCTCTGGTTTGGCTTCGCTTTTTCAAATATAGCGACCCCCCTGTTTGGTGGAAAACCACGCGATATCAACAAGGTCTACAGTGAAGGTACGCCGCG
This window harbors:
- a CDS encoding Gfo/Idh/MocA family protein, whose amino-acid sequence is MSKQIDVAVLTNETGAHLGAYFSALKTTEAVKSVFLADPSGKQVDLARKELGTKLSQVYPQAEALFQNHKPELALVTMEARQAPAAIDLALEQGSHVLSEKPACLNVSQFEPLVQKAESKHLNLSLALANRTNPEIQYARTLIREGTLGKIYGVELQLLADQTRLTRPAYHGSWYAHKDQAGGGFLSWLAIHWLDLSMYLTGASINEVSGFTANAGGQPLDVEDSAAFALRYDAGFLGTLTAGFYLKQGYQSMIKIWGSKGWLEMLPFADRPLDWSVNHNGKLYRFEKTLEPRGYTPAVRKAVLAAAGESEPLLTSRESLRIIQTIYACYEAASTGKRQALPGL
- a CDS encoding acetolactate synthase; amino-acid sequence: MDYENQSSYPSGEPGKEWPCLRQFCVFMENRVGYLHQLLKLLEKFDLRIIALSTVDSVDVAMSRIVFDNYERAREIFELSGYTFFEKDLIGVELPDDTQPYMRICLSLLQAEVNIDYTYPLLYRRHGRGAIALCVDDIDLGIRTLTEQGHRIITEKDLKDDDEYLL
- a CDS encoding HAD family hydrolase, with translation MIRTFLFDMGNVLAFFSHDRMCEQMGALCGRTREEIQTLLIDSGKQWEFERGQLSAEEFHQWFEEAAGQSISYPELVRAGSDIFELNASIVPVLDTLKDRGHRLVLLSNTCISHFEFIWNEYEVLQRFDDFATSYKAGAIKPERPIFDLALSKIQCAPEEAFYTDDIADYVNAARGLGIQAEVFTDTPTLIQHLSARDIQV